The Paenibacillus sp. FSL W8-0426 region CTGACCGAGCTGTCCGGGGAGGACGTGGTTCGACATACTCTCTAAAGTGCCACTGATTTCATCACAATTGTGGCCATTGTTCCAGAAATCTCCGTAGTTTTGTACACAAATGTCCCAGATGCCGATAAATTTGTGCGCCGGAATGAACTCGACTTTGATCCCAACCGGTTGCAAATGTACATTGCTCATCTTTTCGCGCTCCTTGATCCAATAATGATAAGGCGAGAATACCTCCTGACGAATAGCCAGCTTAATAGGCCTGGGCGCTTTTCGGTAGGCTGTCGGAGTAAGCTGAAAAGCCTTGCTGAATGCTCGTGTAAACGCTTCTTGTGATGAAAATCCGTACTTTACGGCAATATCCAGAATCCGCTGGTCCGTGTCACGGAGCTCCAAGGCGGCACGACTGATTCTTCGGGTCCAGACGTAATCGCGTAATGTCATTCCAGTTAATTGGTTGAACTGCCTGGAACAATAATAGGGGGAATACCCGAGCTGCTCCGACATTTTTAATAGAGAGCTGCTCTCTGTTATATTAGCCTCCACCCAATCCACCATAAGCTGCACCATTTCGTTCCATTCGTACATGGACGTCTTCCCTCCTTTCCCCTCAATCATATCACCAGCCTTTGTGACATATTTGATTCCAGTTGCATAACAAAAGCTTGTCTGTAACGGTTAAGTTTTTGGGCCCTCATTTGTGGTAACAGACCAAAAGCGAGAAATGGCGGAGCAGGGATGAACTCCCTGGCGCCGCCATTCCTTTAATTCTGCTGATTTTTTTATAAAGTGAACTGAACTCGAATCGCTGCTTTTTAAGCTCTGACAATTTCTTGGAATGTATTTCTTAGGCATTCTCCGCCGTAACGGGGTTAACTGCAAAGAGGGAATGAATGTTGCCTTCTGGATCTGCAAAGAAGCCCGTGGTGTGCCCCCAGGACGTCACCTTCGGCGCTGTTATCCCTGTAGCCCCTTTTGAAACAAAATCATCATACATCACATAGACATCCTCAGGAGAATCACATTCGAAGTTAAGCTCAAAAGCTTGCCCTCTACGCTCTTCTACAAAAGAATGGTGGCCGTTTGTGTTATCCGCCATTAAGGGTGCCGCGAAAATGGCCAGACGAACGCCATCATTCTCAAATTCAGTGTAATGTTCTTCTTCTACAAGAACCTTAAATCCCAGGACATCACGATAAAATCTAGTCAATCTAGGGACATCAAGCGCCAAAACAGTGATTCCTTCTAATTTTACTCTCATGCCTATACCTGCACCCCTCCAGCATCAATTTAATCAAATTCTGTCATCGGATATCATTACTATGAAATATTATATATCATCCTCATCCAATCTTACATATTAAAGTATAATATACAAAGTCTTCCTCAACCTTCGGTACGGTTCTCCGTGCTGTCCAATCTCCCTCTCGGAATGGAATTCCTCCAGAATCATTTTCGATACCTGCCGGCTTAACGGGGTGTCGGCGAACCGCTTAAGTCGAGAAGCATTCTCCAAAGCATGTCGCGTAAAGGGAATGGTTACTACAATACCAAACGGTTGAAGGCAAAAATAAAAATGAGCCCGGTACAGTACCGAACTCATTTTGAGAAAGCTGCCTGATGAAATCACCGCGTCTAACTTTTGGGGGGCACTTCAATCATATGGCTTTTTCTTTTTCAGCGACTTGGCCCAATCGTATATCAAAATTCCTACATTTAGAATTAGTTGTTTAATAATTTTGGTTGCTCATTTGCAGGCCCTACGATCGTGTTTCCGCCGAAACTGAGATGCTGACCATACTTCTCTACGATAAAGCTGTTAAACGATCCATCTGCATTCATTGTGGCAATGACTGTGGGAGCCCCTTTTTTGGTGAACGTCATTTGATCCTTGTCCCATGCATTTGTTCCTCTTGCTCCCTTATATCCTTTCAAATCCAGATTTAGCATCGTTTTTGCGTCTTTCACTGCATTCTTCATTAATGTATCCAACGTCAGATTCTTGATCTTTGCATCTTTTGCTTTTTCATCCTTTTGGAATTCTTCGTAATTATCTATGCTTTTACCATTACTATGATGTACGCCGGCTTGGAGCAGTTCCAGCGTTTGTTCTTCAATGGCAAAGCTCACATTCATCGTTTTTGATTTATACTTATATTGATACACATTCGGTTTGCCATCGAGGACAAACACACGATCCAACTTTTCTCCTTTCTTGACCTTACCATTGGTAAGCTTGGATAATACCTGAGCAGCCTTCTTCTGCACGCTTGCCGGGGCATCGTCAGGTGCATAATTTACGCCATGCAGCTCTCCGTTGTCTTCCATATAAACTTGTTTATTTTGTTTGGCATTCGATGAGATGGTACCCACATAGTAAGTTGACTCTGAGATATCCACATACTTTGGTGTTTCCCCTGGGAACAATGCTTCCCACGTTTCCTTCAGTTTGGTTTGATATTTCCCACCGTTTAACTCTTCATAATTGATTTTAATACTGATATTTTCGAGCTTTCCATTCTTTTTATAAGAAATCGTATCATATTTGAAATTCTCTCTTTTAAAATTCACAAAATCTTTCATGGCTGTTCCCTGAACTAACTTATAGGTATTTCCTGTTAGCTCTTTCAGTTTATCCTGAGCCTGCTGCATAAGCTTTTGATCCACCTTAACATCCTGTGAAGCATTGATATTTACCTTGTTAGGCGAATCTGCCTGAACAGGTGTTTGGCACCCCAGCAAACTTCCTGATAATAAGGCTACTCCGAGTAAAGGGAAAATTTTCTTTTTGTTCATATCAATGAACTCCTTTCTTTTACTACCTCATGGTTATACTGAAATATAAGTGCATCTCCAAGCCGCTTTTCAATACATATCAGTCAATTAACAATTTGAGTTCTTCATTTGGAGGACCTGCGATAGTCATTCCGTAAAAATCGATTTCCTGATTATACTTATCAATGGTAAAGCTGCTAAACGATCCGTCTTTATTAAATCTGGCAGTAACTGAAGGCGCCCCTTCTTTGGTGAACGTCATATAATCTTCATCCCATGCATCTGCACTTCTTTCTCCCTTATATCCTTTCAAATCCAGATCCAACATCGTTTTTGCGTCTTTCATTGCGTTCTTCATTAAAGTGTCCAATGTCAACTTCTTCATCTCTGTACTCTTTTCTTTTTCTCGTTCCTGGAATTCTTCATAACTATCTACACCTTTACCATCAGTATGGTGTACATCGACTTGGAGCAGTTCCAGCGTTTGTTCTTCAATGGCAAAGCTCACATTCATCGTTTTTGATTTATACTTATATTGATACACATTCGGTTTGCCATCGAGGACATACATACGATCCAACTTGGCCCCCTGCTCGACATTTCCATCGGTAAGCTTGGAGAATACCTGATCAGCCTTCTTCTGCACGCTTGCCGGGGCATTGTCAGGAGCATAATTTACGCCATAAACATCGCCATTCTCTTGCATATAAATTTGCTTGTTTTGCATAGCATTCGATGAGATTGTACCCTCATAGTAGATTGACTCTGAGATATTCACATATTTCGGTTCTTCCCCTGGGAACAAAGCTTTCCACGTTTCCTTCAGTTTGGTTTGATATTTTCCACCGTTTAAATCTTCATAATTGATTTTAATACTGAACGTTTCGAGCTTTCCATTCATGTTATAAGCAATAATATCGTCTTTGAAGTTCTCTCTTTTAAATTGGATAGCATCTTTCGTAGCCGTTCCTTGAATTAACGTATACGTATTTCCTGTCAATTCTTTAAGTTTATCCTGAGCCTTTTGCATAGGGGTTTGCTCTGATTTAGCACCTTGTTCGATGTTTGAATTTACGTTGTTATATGCATTTGATTGATTCGACGTATCAAATCCAAGCAAACTCCCTGATAATAAGGCTGCTCCGATGATAGGAAAAATTATTTTTTTGTTCATATGAATAAACTCCTTTATTTTTTATTTACTTACACACAGTTTTTAATGGAACTCTTCAGCCACGTTGAAATAAATCTATGAAATCAGCAGTCACCACCCCCTCTCATTGCATTGATTAGTCCGTTCCTTTTTCAGATAACTGCTTTAGCTCAATTTTAATTGAATAGATCGTTCCTTTAGAGGTGAATAGCGCAGTCACGTCTGGAGAACCCTCTTTTGTGAACGTTAATGTGTCAAACCGTGATTCAAGTTTGGATACGTTATAATCAGCCAAGTCCAAATTCATCCATGCTTTAGCCTGTTTCACGGTTTCCTCATGAATCATGTCCAGCTCAATTGCTTTTGTTTTCTCAACTAAATCATGATATTTATTTTTATCGTCCAATTGATTAAGTTGATCCGACAGCGGAAAAGCTACAATCCTTGTGATCTGATTCGTATTTTTTTGTACATCAATGAGGATCGAACCCTCGTGTGTATGATACACGAACTTATACACCGGATTCTGATCAGGTCTTAAGACCATTTGACTTACTGACCGTTCAATTTCTTTAAAATCCCCAACTTTATGAAAAGCTTGGTCCGCTGCATCTTTTGCAGCATCTGGAACCTGCTCCTCTCCAATCGTTTGCTGCGCATAATACCATTTACCTTGGTCAAATTCGATGGATCTGTTTTCGTTTCGCGCCTCTATGTGAAATGTGTCCGGTTTATATTCGTACATAACCACATCATTAATTCCTTCTCCTTGGGGAAAAATCTCATTCCATACCTTTTGCAGCTGACTTTTAAACTCTTGATCCTCAATGTCATCAAAGCGAATCATCCCCGAATGAAATTTCTTATTCCCATCCGAGCCTTGTACATAAATTGTATCGGCCTTCTCATTTGGATTTACTTTCATTTCTTTGGCGAACGGATTAATATATTCAAGCAAGGATAGCCGCTCTATGGCTTGAGCCATGACAGGAGTTAGAGACACACAAAAAGCAACCAATGCCGCTGCGATAACTCCCACTCTTCTTGTGAAGATCGGTTTTTGTGGTGGCACGCTTTTGGATTCAAGTTTTTCGACAATCTGTTGACTCATGCTGTGCTCTGGCGTCTCCGTATCCCGAATCATTTGCTCCACCTGGTGAATACTAACGGTTTTAGATGGATTTGGTGATCGACGCATTCACTGTTCCTCCTTCACTAACTTCCTTCGTCTGCAGTTTTTTGCGAAGGCGTTCATACTTTTTGCGCACGGTTGCCGGCTTCATATTCATGATTTCACTAATCTCGTTAAAGTGATATCGATGAATCGCCCGGAGAACTAATATATGTCTCTCTTCGGTAGTCAGTAAATTTAGAAGATCCTTCAGTGTCGTTTGACTGTCTATTTGCTGAGTCGAGGTTTCAGGCTGATCATATTTATAACGATCGATAAAACGAAACCACCTTTTTCTGCTCCTGATTTGATTCAGACTGTAGTTGTAGGCAATTTTGTACAGCCATGCCGAGAAAGTCATATTTGGACGATACTTATGTATCTGTTCATACACTCTGATAAATATTTCTTGTAGAGCATCCTCGACTTCTTCTTTGTTTTTGAGCATATGGTAACAATAGATATACATTGGTTTTTCAAAGATTTTAATAATAGAAGCGAAAGCTTCCTTATCCCCAAGTTTAGTCCTTTCGACCAGCATCTCAATTTCTTCTGGGTTTGATTCATACTCTCTGTAGTCTCTATCCAAAAGTCATACCCCCTCCTGCCTACACTCTTAAAACACCAATGCAGCTCATTTTGTGACAGCAGCATCAAAAATAATACTTGGTAACATCATCAAGGCAAGTTTTAGAGCCATCCCTAATGGGATGGCTCGGGCGCTCTTTGCATCAATTACACTTTACGTACCGTAAACCAGATGCGTTCAGATCTGGACGCTGCCGAAATTTCCGGTTCCTTGCAAAAATTCATGAACCTCACCGATTCTGTGCTCCCCACTCGCAAAGCTGCTCTAACACAGGCAGCAGCGTCTGCCCTCTCGGTGTCAGCGAATACTCCACTTTGGGCGGAATCTGCGGATACTCCACGCGCTTAACCAGCCCGTCGGCCTCCAATTCCTTAAGCTGCGCGCTGAGAACTTTGTACGTCACCGCTCCGAGCTGTCTCTGCATTTCGTTGAATCGAATCGGCTGCTTGGCGGACACCAGATACAGAATTGCCATCTTCCACTTCCCGCCGATCACTGACATCGTATAACCGAACGGTGTGTCTTGGATTACCGTTTCCTTGCCCTTCAAATCGGAAATGCCCATGTTCACACTATCCTTTCGGATAGTAGCCCACTTCTTTGTGCGTACTATCCTTTTATTTTCGCCCAGTCTATACTAGCCTTACTTTAAAGTAAAGGGGCTAAAACAATGACGACCATTCAAACATACAACCATAATCTCTGGGATCACGGAATTTCGCAGGGGTACCTTGTCGACAACACGCTGTATATCTCGGGACAGTTCTCCCATAACGCCGAGGGCGAGTTCGTCGGAGCAGGCGATATTCGGGCACAGATGAAGCAGACGCTGGAGAATTTGGATGCCGTGTTACGAGAGTTCGGAGCGACGAAGCATAATCTGGCTTACGTGGAGCTGTATCTGACGAATGCGCAGGAGCACGGGGAAACCGCGATCGAACTGTTCAAAAAGTATGTCGGAGAGCATCGGCCGGCGGGGAGCATGATCGGGGTGACTTACCTGGCATTTCCGGAACAGTGGGTAGAGGTTCGGGCTGTGGCGCATGTAGGCTAAGAAAAAAGAGAGGAGCTTCGCTTGAAGCTCCTCTCTTCGAATATTCGATTGTTCTTCCCGAAATCGTCTAAGCTTGTGGCGTATGCTAGAGTGCAGACAGCTGCTTGATCCATCCTTCCAGCTCGTCGACCAATCCTTTTGCAAGTTCGAAATCGGTATCTTTCAAGGCCAATTCGATTTGCATTTCGACCAACTTTTTCTTTTGCTCCGTTTCCAAGTAGTCTTTATCGAAATGACTGGCATAGATCATCTGTCTGAATTTTCGCATACTCATTTTTCGAATGGTCTTATTGTCAACGATCAGCACATAATCCATCCCGTTTACGACGGAATAGAAATCGTGCGAGACCATAACGATCGCACCTTTGTAGTCGATGATGGCTTTTTCCAGCGCGATCTGTGTATAGATGTCCAAATGGCTCGTCGGTTCGTCAAGCAGCAGCAGGTTGGCTTGACTGGCCGCGACTTTAGCCAATTGGAGCATGTTCTTTTCTCCGCCGGACAACGATTCGATCTTCTGCGCAAGGATCTCTCCTTCGAAGCCGTAGTTCGCCAGATACGCTCTGACCTCGTCATAAGTTTTGAATCCGGCGTCGATGAATTCATGCAGGATCGTATTCGAATCTTGCAGCGTTTCGCCTTGAAGCTGAGATAAGTACGCCGCTTTCGTATCCGCATGGACTCCGATCGAGTCGTGATGGTTTCGGAAGATGTCCCGCAGCAAAGTCGTTTTCCCGGTGCCGTTCGGACCGATGATCGCGACTTTATCCGTGGATTTGATCTCGAAGTTTACGTTTTCCAACAGCAGCTCGTCGAAGGACGCGCTATAATGGTCGACTTTTACGACAACTGCGTCTTCCATTTCATGCTCGATCCCGAAGCGGATATCCGGCTGCTTGATCTCGACGAACGGCGCTTTGATTCTGCGCGCTTCCAGTCTTTCTTGGAACTTGACTCTGGCTTTTAACGCTCGGCCTCTGGATGCTTCTGAATTATAAGTCGCGATCGCTCTGAGGTTGTCGATGATGTGATCGTATCGCTCGATCTCTTCTGCCTCAGCGACAGCGATCTCCTGCAGCTCGATTTTGGTCTGAAGCAGCGAGAAATGATATTCGACATAGCTTCCGTCAAACTCTTGAATTTCCGTATTTTCCAGGTGAATGATTTTGTTGAAGCAATGGTTTAGAAGATAGCGGTTGTGCGTAACGACCAGCAGCATGCCTTTGTGGGAGTTGATCAATTTTTTGAGCGCGTTCAGATTTTCGAAGTCCAAAAATACATCGGGTTCGTCCATGATCATCAAGTCCGGATTCGTCAGCATTTCCTTCATGACTTGAATGAGTTTGAATTCCCCGCCGCTTAAGGAGGTTACGCTAACATCTTTTAACTTCGCGAGATTGGCCAGATTCAGCTTCTTATGAATGCGGCTCTCGAAATCGTCCCCGCCCATCGATTCCAACGCGTCCAGAGTGAGTTGATATTTCTCCATCAGCGAATTCATATCCGATGTCGTCGCCATTTCGGCATAGATCACGTTGAGCTTCTCCTGAATCTTGGTAAATTCTTCACTAATATATTCAAAAACGGTCATTTCTTTCGCCGGGTCCACCTGAGAGAACTGACTGACGTAACCGATTCGGCAGTTCGGATCGATCTCCAGCTTGCCATCGAACAAATGCTTTTCCGGGTCCATCAGGATCTCGATCAGGGTGCTTTTCCCGCTGCCGCTTGTTCCGATAAAGGCGCAGTGCTGCCCTTCTTCGAGTGTGAACGAAATGTCGGTATACAGTTCTTTTTGCGGGAATGAGAAGGATAAGTGTTCAACTTTGATCATTGTGTTACCTTTCTTGGTAGCTGAAATGGGGTTGATTAGAGGTACTGCAGAACATGAATACGGAGTCTGCCGCACCTCAGATTAACACTGTTTACTGCCAAATTCAATGCTTAGACCAAGCCCCGTTTTATTGTTAAATGATGTCTATATGATTTACTGTTGGTGATCCTCAAGTGCATCGAGACTCTACGTCAAGAACCGGATCCCACTATTAGTGCCTTTTGGGTTTTGACATACGTTCCATGATCAAAGCCACCCTGCGCCTGCTGAAAAGTCGGATCATTAGAGCCATAAAGTAATTGCTGCGGCCATCGATGATATAGCTGCGCCCCTGATCAATTCCGCGGAATCCGGCCTGTACAACCTTTTCCGGGGTCGAGAGCTTCTGACCTGCTCCCATCTCCTCGCTGCCGACCGCATCGAAAAATCCCGTCTCGGTTGCACCCGGGCACAGTGCGAGCACGCGAACACCACGCCCGCGCGTCTCCGCCCATAGCGCCTCAGAGAAGGACAATACAAATGCTTTGGTACCCCCATAAACTGCAGAATATGCACAAGGCATGAACGCAGCCATCGAAGCCACGTTAACGATGACTCCATCCTTTCTCTCCAGCATATCGGGCAGCAGCCGATGCGTAAGATCAACTAACGCAGCCGTATTCAACAGAATCTCCTCCTGCTCGCGCTCCGGGTCTATTTCCTCGAAACGGCCATAAGTGCCAACGCCTGCGTTGTTAATGAGAATATCGACAGACAAGCCCAGTTCGGATATTTGTTCGGCCAGTTGACGCGGAGCATTCGCTTTGGACAAATCGCAAGAGAGTGCATAAGCCTCTACACCGTACTGGCGGTTGATTTCCCTTGCCATTGCATCCAGTTTGTCCTTGGAGCGAGCTGCCAGAACGACATGACAGCCTCGTGCCGCCAGTTCTTTGGCATACACTTTCCCGATTCCGGATGAAGCACCAGTGACTACAGCCAGCTTGTTTCGATATATATATTTGTTCAAGAAGCCAACCTCCTATTTAAGCGTCTCTGACGTAAATTAGCTTCATTGTACTGTCGGTGGAGGGAAGTCAACCACATCATGCTTATACTATTAGCGGGATTAACAGCCTCTGTACTCGTTATGGTTCTCTTTTGTAGAAACGGCATTCAACAGAGATTATAATAATCATATATAACGTTCTTTTGGTCCATTTGGTACTAGCAATCTGCATCTTCCCTATGAGTAAATAGATAAGTAAATAGAGGTGACCCACTTGAAAAAGAATCATTCTCCATCCGCATTGGGTGACTTCCTTAAATCGCGCAGGGAACGATTACAGCCGTCAGAGGCAGGGATCCAGCCGCTGCCCGGACGAAGACGTACTCCGGGTCTTCGAAGAGAAGAAGTCTCTTATCTTGCCAATATAAGCGTGACTTACTATGCCTGGCTGGAGCAAGGCAAGGAGGTTAATCCTTCGCCGGAAGTGCTGCTAAGTATCAGCAAAGCGCTTCAGCTTGACGAAGACGAGCAGAAGCATCTATTCGATCTGGCCAATGTAGATGTGGCGAGCGTCGTCACAGTGCCAAATAGCGAAGGGCCGGATACGAGAGTTTTGCAGCAAATCGTAGATCAGCTGCATTATCCTTCTTTTATCACGGACGAAGGTACGGACGTTATCGTCTGGAATCGAGCGGCAGAACTGATCGTAGCCGATTTCGGCAGTCTGCCGGACAACGAACGGAATATGATGGACATTATGTTTTTAAAGCCGGATTACCGCAATAGACTGGTGAACTGGGAAGCCGCTGCCCGTTACTCTGTAGCCGTTCTGCGGGCAGGCTTCGATCTTTACAAGAACAACCCGTTATATATGGAAAGGTTTGAACGCTTGACGCGGGAAAGCGCGGAGTTCGTACATTTCTGGGAGTTATATGAAATCAAACAAAAACGCGTAGCCACCGCTTTATTCCGTGTTCCTGACGCACAGGAGATGGAGTTCGAGCTCCATTCCGCGGCTGTAATCGATAATGACCCGGGACTGCACTGGTGTTTCTTTGTTCCGGTGCCCGGTTCAGGTACGGAGGAGAGATTACTGCGTTTACTTGAGCGGGACAGGCAGCTACCGTAGACTGTTACTCCCGTTAATAGAATAGATGTGCTGTGGCTAGCTCCCTCCAGTTGCTTGTATGATTCAGTGGATGACAACGATTGGAGGGTGTTTAGCATGCAAACATGGTTCATTACAGGAGCATCAGGAGGCTTGGCTTCACGTATAACTCGCCAGTTGCTTGATAGAGGGGACCGTGTAGCCGCAACGGTACGCAAGCCGGGTGTGCTGGATGATCTGCAGGCACAGTATGGCTCTGGGCTATGGCAGGCTAATTTAGATCTGACAAACTCTCAGCAAATTGCTGAAGTGGTGGAACGTGCATTTTTAGAACTGGGCACGATCGATGTGTTTGTCAATAATGCAGCCTATGGCTTGTATGGCGCAGTGGAAGAAGCAAGCGACAGGCAAATTGAGCATCAGTTTATGA contains the following coding sequences:
- a CDS encoding ABC-F family ATP-binding cassette domain-containing protein, whose translation is MIKVEHLSFSFPQKELYTDISFTLEEGQHCAFIGTSGSGKSTLIEILMDPEKHLFDGKLEIDPNCRIGYVSQFSQVDPAKEMTVFEYISEEFTKIQEKLNVIYAEMATTSDMNSLMEKYQLTLDALESMGGDDFESRIHKKLNLANLAKLKDVSVTSLSGGEFKLIQVMKEMLTNPDLMIMDEPDVFLDFENLNALKKLINSHKGMLLVVTHNRYLLNHCFNKIIHLENTEIQEFDGSYVEYHFSLLQTKIELQEIAVAEAEEIERYDHIIDNLRAIATYNSEASRGRALKARVKFQERLEARRIKAPFVEIKQPDIRFGIEHEMEDAVVVKVDHYSASFDELLLENVNFEIKSTDKVAIIGPNGTGKTTLLRDIFRNHHDSIGVHADTKAAYLSQLQGETLQDSNTILHEFIDAGFKTYDEVRAYLANYGFEGEILAQKIESLSGGEKNMLQLAKVAASQANLLLLDEPTSHLDIYTQIALEKAIIDYKGAIVMVSHDFYSVVNGMDYVLIVDNKTIRKMSMRKFRQMIYASHFDKDYLETEQKKKLVEMQIELALKDTDFELAKGLVDELEGWIKQLSAL
- a CDS encoding RidA family protein, producing MTTIQTYNHNLWDHGISQGYLVDNTLYISGQFSHNAEGEFVGAGDIRAQMKQTLENLDAVLREFGATKHNLAYVELYLTNAQEHGETAIELFKKYVGEHRPAGSMIGVTYLAFPEQWVEVRAVAHVG
- a CDS encoding helix-turn-helix domain-containing protein, translating into MGISDLKGKETVIQDTPFGYTMSVIGGKWKMAILYLVSAKQPIRFNEMQRQLGAVTYKVLSAQLKELEADGLVKRVEYPQIPPKVEYSLTPRGQTLLPVLEQLCEWGAQNR
- a CDS encoding VOC family protein, translated to MRVKLEGITVLALDVPRLTRFYRDVLGFKVLVEEEHYTEFENDGVRLAIFAAPLMADNTNGHHSFVEERRGQAFELNFECDSPEDVYVMYDDFVSKGATGITAPKVTSWGHTTGFFADPEGNIHSLFAVNPVTAENA
- a CDS encoding SDR family oxidoreductase → MNKYIYRNKLAVVTGASSGIGKVYAKELAARGCHVVLAARSKDKLDAMAREINRQYGVEAYALSCDLSKANAPRQLAEQISELGLSVDILINNAGVGTYGRFEEIDPEREQEEILLNTAALVDLTHRLLPDMLERKDGVIVNVASMAAFMPCAYSAVYGGTKAFVLSFSEALWAETRGRGVRVLALCPGATETGFFDAVGSEEMGAGQKLSTPEKVVQAGFRGIDQGRSYIIDGRSNYFMALMIRLFSRRRVALIMERMSKPKRH
- a CDS encoding AraC family transcriptional regulator — translated: MYEWNEMVQLMVDWVEANITESSSLLKMSEQLGYSPYYCSRQFNQLTGMTLRDYVWTRRISRAALELRDTDQRILDIAVKYGFSSQEAFTRAFSKAFQLTPTAYRKAPRPIKLAIRQEVFSPYHYWIKEREKMSNVHLQPVGIKVEFIPAHKFIGIWDICVQNYGDFWNNGHNCDEISGTLESMSNHVLPGQLGQTAGWFYQNGQKGYLYGIPVSSEYDGPIPAGMECRDIPESEYLVFFHPPFDYLKDNGAVMRTVEEAASKFDPEEMGYEWDEEIKQDYQRHFPEGYGYAVLRPVKKKI
- a CDS encoding sigma-70 family RNA polymerase sigma factor, giving the protein MDRDYREYESNPEEIEMLVERTKLGDKEAFASIIKIFEKPMYIYCYHMLKNKEEVEDALQEIFIRVYEQIHKYRPNMTFSAWLYKIAYNYSLNQIRSRKRWFRFIDRYKYDQPETSTQQIDSQTTLKDLLNLLTTEERHILVLRAIHRYHFNEISEIMNMKPATVRKKYERLRKKLQTKEVSEGGTVNASITKSI
- a CDS encoding helix-turn-helix transcriptional regulator yields the protein MTHLKKNHSPSALGDFLKSRRERLQPSEAGIQPLPGRRRTPGLRREEVSYLANISVTYYAWLEQGKEVNPSPEVLLSISKALQLDEDEQKHLFDLANVDVASVVTVPNSEGPDTRVLQQIVDQLHYPSFITDEGTDVIVWNRAAELIVADFGSLPDNERNMMDIMFLKPDYRNRLVNWEAAARYSVAVLRAGFDLYKNNPLYMERFERLTRESAEFVHFWELYEIKQKRVATALFRVPDAQEMEFELHSAAVIDNDPGLHWCFFVPVPGSGTEERLLRLLERDRQLP